The DNA window GTTGCGGCAACGCGCCTGGGATGCCGCGGCGGGGGTGGTCGATCCCGAGATACCGGTATTGACCATCGCCGATCTCGGCGTGCTGCGCGATGTCGCGGTTAAGGATGGCCGGGTCGAGGTCGCGATCACGCCGACCTATTCCGGCTGCCCCGCGATGAACATGATCGGGCTGGAAATCGAGCTCGCGCTGGAACGCGAGGGCTTTCGCCATTCAACGGTGCGCACCGTGCTGTCGCCGGCCTGGACCACCGACTGGATGAGCGACGACGGCCGCCGCAAGCTCAGGGAGTACGGCATCGCGCCGCCGCAAGCCGCAAGCTCCCGCCGCGCATTGTTCGGCGTGCAGCACGTGGCGTGCCCGCAGTGCGGCTCCGAGAATACCGAGGTGCTCTCCGAGTTCGGTTCGACCTCCTGCAAGGCGCTGTGGCGGTGCAAAAGCTGCCGCGAACCGTTCGATTATTTCAAATGTCACTGACCATGTCCGCAACAATTCCCCGCTTTCACCGCCTCGCCGTCAACGATCTGCGCCGCGAATCCTCCGATGCGGTGTCGCTGACGTTTACGATTCCGCAAGAGCTTGCGGACGACTACCATTTCGCTCCCGGGCAGTATCTGACCCTGCGCACGACGATGGACAGCGAGGAGGTGCGCCGCTCCTATTCGATCTGCTCCGGTCCTGACGACGGCGAGTTACGCATCGCGGTGAAAAAAGTCGATGGCGGCACCTTCTCGAGCTGGGCCGCCGATGAACTGAAAAAAGGCGACGAGCTCGATGTGATGACGCCGACCGGCCGCTTCGGCATTGCGCATGCGCCCGATGAGGCGCGGGTCCATGTTGGCTTCGCCGCCGGCTCCGGGATCACGCCGATCCTTTCGATCGTGAAGGGCGTGCTGGCGCGCGAACCCAACAGCCGCTTCTTTCTGTTCTACGGCAATCGTTCGACCGGCGGCATGCTGTTTCGCGAGGCGCTGGAAGAGCTGAAAGACCGCTTCATGCAGCGGCTTTCGATCTTCCACGTGATCTCAGGCGAAGAGCAGGACATCCCGATCCTGCACGGCCGGCTCGACGGCGAGAAGGTGAGGGTGCTGTTGCGCTCGCTGGTCCCGGCTGATAGCGTCGATCATGTCTTCATCTGCGGCCCCACCGGCATGAGCGAGGACTTGGAGGCGACCTGCCGGGATATCGGCATCGCCGCTGACCGCATTCACGTCGAGCGTTTTGTGTCCGGACTCGGCGGCAAACCGCGCGCCAAAGCGGTCGTACCGGTCACAGCGCCGGCGAAAGCGTTTGCCGCGCTGATCATCGACGGCAAACGCCGTGAGGTGCCGGTGGCCGAAGGTGAGGCCATTCTCGACGCGGCGTTACGCGCCGGCATGGACTTGCCGTTCGCCTGCAAGGGCGGCATGTGCTCGACCTGCCGCGCCAAGCTGGTCGAGGGCGAGGCGCAGATGGAAGTGAATTATTCGCTGGAGCCCTGGGAGCTCAATGCTGGGTTCATTCTCACCTGCCAGGCACGGCCGGTCTCGGATCGGGTCGTGGTGGATTACGATCATGTGTAGAGTCTCACGAACCGGTCATTCCGGGGCGCGCGTCAGCGCGAACCCGGAATCTCGAGCCAATCACCTCGAGATTCCGGGTTCAGCCCTGCGGGCTGCCCCGGAATGACTCAATCAGATTCAATCCCTCGGTCGCTTATCGAACACCCGCTTCGCCTTGCCGAGTGAACGCTCCAGCGTTTCCGGTGCCACGGCCCTGATGCGGGCGGTGATCCCGATGGTGTTCTTGATATAGGCGGTCACGCGCTCGGTATGTTCGACGAGCCCGCTGCCGTCCCAGCTTTCGGGGCGCGCTTCCGCCAGCACCGTCATCTCGTCCATCCGCCCCTCGCGCGTCAGTTCGATGATGAAGTGACCGCCGCACCAGTCGGTGGCGAGCAGCACTTCCTCAATCTGGGTCGGGAACACGTTGACGCCGCGCAGGATGATCATGTCGTCGGAACGCCCGGTGACCCTCTCCATCCGCCGCATGCCCGGCCGCGCTGTGCCCGGCAACAGCCGCGTCAGGTCGCGGGTGCGGTAGCGGATGATCGGAAACGCTTCCTTGGTCAGCGAGGTAAAGACAAGCTCGCCCTTTTCGCCGTCGGGCAGTACCGCGCCGGTCTCGGGATCGATCACCTCGGGGTAGAAATGA is part of the Bradyrhizobium erythrophlei genome and encodes:
- the paaD gene encoding 1,2-phenylacetyl-CoA epoxidase subunit PaaD translates to MVTAVLNKAAELRQRAWDAAAGVVDPEIPVLTIADLGVLRDVAVKDGRVEVAITPTYSGCPAMNMIGLEIELALEREGFRHSTVRTVLSPAWTTDWMSDDGRRKLREYGIAPPQAASSRRALFGVQHVACPQCGSENTEVLSEFGSTSCKALWRCKSCREPFDYFKCH
- the paaE gene encoding 1,2-phenylacetyl-CoA epoxidase subunit PaaE; amino-acid sequence: MSATIPRFHRLAVNDLRRESSDAVSLTFTIPQELADDYHFAPGQYLTLRTTMDSEEVRRSYSICSGPDDGELRIAVKKVDGGTFSSWAADELKKGDELDVMTPTGRFGIAHAPDEARVHVGFAAGSGITPILSIVKGVLAREPNSRFFLFYGNRSTGGMLFREALEELKDRFMQRLSIFHVISGEEQDIPILHGRLDGEKVRVLLRSLVPADSVDHVFICGPTGMSEDLEATCRDIGIAADRIHVERFVSGLGGKPRAKAVVPVTAPAKAFAALIIDGKRREVPVAEGEAILDAALRAGMDLPFACKGGMCSTCRAKLVEGEAQMEVNYSLEPWELNAGFILTCQARPVSDRVVVDYDHV